The following proteins are co-located in the Haloplanus sp. HW8-1 genome:
- a CDS encoding FAD-binding and (Fe-S)-binding domain-containing protein, whose translation MATTGDPADDPARDGDYDYRSDDVDRPGMVDDLDGLIEGDVRFDDYSRQLYATDASAYEVTPVGVVFPTSTADVSAVVEYCADRGVPVLPRGGGTSLAGQTVNEAVVLDFSRHMTDVIEMDLEARLARAQPGINLGDLNAELDAHDLKFAPDPAWGDKSALGGAIGNNSTGSHSLKYGKTDAYVEEVEAVLADGTVTTFGEINLDDLRADADPEGSIRERIYAEVARIVDEEADEVREKYPDLKRNVSGYNLDVLIDEAETGSVNLARLLAGSEGTLAVITEATVSLEPVPETKAIGLLTYDDLIDAMEDVAPILEHDPAAVEVMDDVLLDLARETAEFADVVGLLPEGTDSVLLVEFYADSDEEGRRKVANLIADRVGGVDTEASPSEGAADLTGKERYARDAMEAHDAEERATFWKMRKSGLPILLGRTSDAKHISFIEDTAIPPENLPAYVADFQALLDDHDTFASYYAHAGPGVLHIRPLVNTKTVEGIERMESIADAATDLVVKYNGSVSGEHGDGRARTQWNRKLYGDRLWETFRDLKSAFDPDWLLNPGTVCGDVDMTENLRFDADYEFDAGFSPALDWDNENGMQGMVELCHGCGGCRGPQETTGGVMCPTYRASQEEIQATRGRANLLRQAMSGDLDDEATDVEFMHEVLDLCIGCKGCSKDCPSEVDLAKLKAEVTHEHHQRHGASLRDKLFANVDTLNALGSALAPLSNWAAKVPGARTVMEKTLGIAKDRSLPTFHRQSLVDWFDDRGGARVSAAEADRRVLLFPDTYTTYNHPESGKAAVRVLEAANVHVEIPRDVAGSGRPPFSKGFLDEAREQAATNVETLAPRVRDGWDVVLVEPSDAVMFQSDYRDLLPGGSEEPRSSEDRTTSNGDVETLADNSYGVMEYLDAFRLDESLSTDATGSLTYHGHCHQKSTKKDHHAVGVLRRAGYAVDPLDSGCCGMAGSFGYEAEHFSMSKAIGSILFDQVDESSGEELVAPGASCRTQLGDHYESEPPTPVEKLDAAVR comes from the coding sequence ATGGCAACGACAGGCGATCCCGCTGACGACCCCGCCCGAGACGGGGATTACGACTACCGGAGCGACGACGTCGACCGTCCGGGGATGGTCGACGATCTCGACGGGCTGATCGAGGGCGACGTGCGGTTCGACGACTACTCCCGACAGCTCTACGCGACCGACGCGAGCGCCTACGAAGTGACGCCCGTCGGCGTCGTCTTCCCCACCTCGACTGCCGACGTGTCCGCGGTCGTCGAGTACTGTGCCGACCGTGGGGTGCCGGTCCTCCCCCGCGGCGGCGGCACGAGCCTCGCCGGACAGACCGTCAACGAGGCGGTCGTCCTCGACTTCTCGCGGCACATGACCGACGTGATCGAGATGGACCTCGAGGCCCGCCTGGCCCGCGCCCAGCCGGGCATCAACCTCGGCGACCTCAACGCGGAACTCGACGCCCACGACCTGAAGTTCGCCCCCGACCCAGCGTGGGGCGACAAGAGCGCCCTCGGGGGCGCCATCGGCAACAACTCCACCGGATCGCACTCCCTGAAGTACGGCAAGACGGACGCTTACGTCGAGGAAGTCGAGGCGGTGCTGGCCGACGGCACCGTCACCACGTTCGGCGAGATCAACCTCGACGACCTGCGGGCCGACGCCGACCCCGAGGGGTCGATCCGCGAGCGCATCTACGCCGAAGTCGCCCGGATCGTCGACGAGGAGGCCGACGAAGTGCGCGAGAAGTATCCGGATCTGAAGCGCAACGTCTCGGGGTACAACCTGGACGTGCTGATCGACGAGGCAGAGACGGGGTCGGTCAACCTCGCGCGCCTGCTGGCGGGCAGCGAGGGCACCCTCGCGGTCATCACCGAGGCGACCGTCTCGCTGGAGCCCGTCCCCGAGACGAAGGCCATCGGCCTGCTGACCTACGACGACCTGATCGACGCGATGGAGGACGTGGCACCGATCCTCGAACACGACCCCGCGGCCGTCGAGGTGATGGACGACGTCCTGCTCGACCTGGCGCGGGAGACGGCCGAGTTCGCGGACGTGGTCGGCCTGTTGCCCGAGGGGACGGACTCGGTCCTGCTCGTCGAGTTCTACGCCGACAGCGACGAGGAGGGGCGACGGAAGGTCGCGAACCTGATCGCCGACCGCGTCGGCGGCGTCGACACCGAGGCGTCGCCGAGCGAGGGGGCGGCCGACCTGACCGGGAAGGAGCGCTACGCCCGCGACGCGATGGAGGCTCACGACGCCGAGGAACGGGCGACGTTCTGGAAGATGCGCAAGTCGGGGTTGCCGATCCTGCTGGGTCGGACCAGCGACGCCAAACACATCTCGTTCATCGAGGACACCGCCATCCCGCCCGAGAACCTGCCGGCCTACGTCGCCGACTTCCAGGCGCTGCTCGACGATCACGACACGTTCGCGAGCTACTACGCCCACGCCGGGCCGGGCGTCCTCCACATCCGGCCGCTGGTCAACACCAAGACCGTCGAGGGTATCGAGCGGATGGAGTCCATCGCCGACGCCGCGACCGACCTCGTCGTGAAGTACAACGGCTCAGTCTCGGGCGAACACGGCGACGGCCGCGCCCGAACCCAGTGGAACCGGAAACTGTACGGCGACCGTCTCTGGGAGACGTTCCGGGACCTGAAGTCGGCGTTCGACCCCGACTGGCTGCTGAACCCGGGGACGGTCTGTGGCGACGTGGACATGACCGAGAACCTGCGGTTCGACGCCGACTACGAGTTCGACGCCGGCTTCTCGCCCGCGCTCGACTGGGACAACGAGAACGGGATGCAGGGGATGGTCGAACTCTGTCACGGCTGTGGGGGCTGTCGCGGCCCACAGGAGACCACCGGCGGCGTAATGTGTCCCACCTACCGCGCGAGCCAGGAGGAGATCCAGGCCACCCGCGGCCGGGCGAACCTGCTCCGGCAGGCGATGAGCGGCGACCTGGACGACGAGGCCACCGACGTGGAGTTCATGCACGAAGTGCTGGACCTCTGTATCGGCTGCAAGGGCTGTTCGAAGGACTGTCCGAGCGAGGTCGACCTCGCGAAGTTGAAAGCGGAGGTGACCCACGAACACCACCAGCGCCACGGCGCCTCGCTGCGCGATAAACTGTTCGCGAACGTCGACACACTGAACGCCCTCGGCTCGGCGCTGGCGCCGCTGTCGAACTGGGCGGCGAAGGTTCCCGGCGCCCGGACGGTGATGGAGAAGACGCTCGGCATCGCCAAGGATCGCTCGCTGCCCACCTTCCACCGCCAGTCGCTCGTCGACTGGTTCGACGACCGGGGTGGGGCGCGGGTGAGCGCGGCCGAGGCGGACCGCCGGGTCCTCCTCTTTCCCGACACCTACACCACGTACAACCACCCCGAATCGGGGAAGGCCGCGGTCAGGGTGCTGGAGGCGGCGAACGTCCACGTGGAGATTCCTCGCGACGTGGCCGGCAGCGGCCGGCCGCCGTTCTCGAAGGGCTTTCTGGACGAGGCGCGCGAGCAGGCGGCGACGAACGTCGAGACCCTCGCCCCCCGCGTCCGCGACGGCTGGGACGTGGTACTCGTCGAACCCTCCGACGCCGTGATGTTCCAGTCCGATTATCGCGACCTGCTCCCGGGCGGCAGCGAGGAGCCACGTTCCTCGGAGGATCGGACGACGTCCAACGGCGACGTCGAGACGCTCGCCGACAACAGCTACGGCGTCATGGAGTATCTCGACGCGTTCCGCCTGGACGAGTCGCTGTCGACGGACGCGACGGGGTCGTTGACCTACCACGGCCACTGTCACCAGAAGTCGACCAAGAAGGACCACCACGCCGTCGGCGTGTTGCGGCGGGCGGGGTACGCGGTCGATCCGCTCGACTCCGGCTGCTGTGGGATGGCGGGGTCCTTCGGCTACGAGGCCGAACACTTCTCGATGAGCAAGGCCATCGGGTCGATCCTCTTCGACCAGGTGGACGAGAGTTCGGGCGAGGAACTCGTCGCCCCCGGCGCGTCCTGCCGGACTCAACTCGGCGATCACTACGAGTCGGAGCCTCCAACGCCGGTGGAGAAACTCGACGCCGCGGTCAGGTAG
- a CDS encoding LUD domain-containing protein, with product MATTTNPTLSTFADALDELGVALTRTTADEFAATLDDVVRDPAVGVPLPFDVTYPDRVTVDPTPAALERAATGVTPATFGVANYGSVLLPSTADGAEPVSLYPELHVPVVRAGDVLPDLPEALDRFGDMARTDGASTVVATGPSATADMGELVLGAHGPEAVHVVMLDE from the coding sequence ATGGCTACCACCACGAACCCGACGCTGTCGACGTTCGCGGACGCCCTCGACGAACTCGGGGTCGCCCTCACCCGGACGACGGCCGACGAGTTCGCGGCGACGCTCGACGACGTCGTCCGCGACCCGGCGGTCGGCGTCCCCCTCCCGTTCGACGTCACGTACCCGGACCGCGTGACGGTCGATCCGACGCCCGCCGCCCTGGAACGGGCGGCGACCGGCGTCACCCCCGCCACCTTCGGCGTCGCCAACTACGGCAGCGTCCTCCTCCCGTCGACCGCCGACGGGGCCGAACCCGTCTCCCTCTATCCCGAACTCCACGTTCCGGTCGTCCGCGCGGGTGACGTCCTCCCGGACCTGCCCGAGGCACTGGACCGCTTCGGCGACATGGCCCGGACGGACGGTGCGAGTACGGTCGTCGCCACCGGCCCGAGCGCCACCGCCGACATGGGGGAACTCGTCCTCGGGGCGCACGGTCCCGAGGCCGTCCACGTGGTGATGCTCGATGAGTAA
- a CDS encoding LUD domain-containing protein, with protein sequence MSKGRGDKAAEIRRLMATEGSAIEANTKGFNRKRREAVAELDNYEELRTRAREIKEDAIDRLPELIAELRESVEENGGHLYVADDAADANRYVRDVVADEDAERVVKSKSMTTEELDVNEALEADGVDVVETDLGEWVVQLADETPSHLIAPAIHRSRESIADLFETVFDPADPPETADELTTFARTRLGELIRDADVGMTGANFVTADSGTLALVTSEGNARKCAVTPDTHVAVAGVEKVVPSTDDLSPFLELLARSGTGQDLTAYVSLLTPPVDSPTLDFDDDETPLSERESDREFHLVLVDNGRMAMREDEQLRETLYCIRCGACSNSCANFQHVGGHAFGGETYSGGIGTGWEAGVESLDSAAEFNDLCTGCSRCVNGCPTKIDIPWINTVVRDRINRGADPEGTDFLVEGLTPDEEPGGLDLDKRLFGNFATLAKVGSATAPVSNWIADAAPVRWALERVAGVDARRDLPEFRRETLVDWARTRTATVTDPTREVVLYPDVYTNHVQVERGKAAVRTLEALGVSVRVPSVPSSGRAPLSQGMIATAEEHAHDVYGALAEHVDAGRDVVVIEPSDLAMFEREYERFLADAAVERLQEHSYEIMEYVYGLLANGADADALRAGDGHEVAYHAHCQQRTLGLDAHTTAVLDDLGYDVVTSDVECCGMAGSFGYKDTYYELSMDVGEDLAEQFSTPETRDRTVVASGTSCLEQLDALLSRPSRHPIELIAP encoded by the coding sequence ATGAGTAAGGGCAGGGGCGACAAGGCCGCCGAGATCCGGCGGCTGATGGCGACCGAAGGCTCCGCCATCGAGGCGAACACGAAGGGGTTCAACCGGAAGCGCCGGGAGGCGGTCGCGGAACTGGACAACTACGAGGAACTCCGGACGCGCGCCCGCGAGATCAAGGAGGACGCCATCGACCGCCTCCCCGAACTGATCGCGGAACTCCGCGAGTCCGTCGAGGAAAACGGCGGTCACCTCTACGTCGCCGACGACGCCGCGGACGCGAACCGGTACGTCCGGGACGTCGTCGCCGACGAGGACGCCGAACGCGTCGTCAAGAGCAAGTCGATGACCACCGAGGAACTGGACGTCAACGAGGCGTTGGAGGCCGACGGCGTGGACGTGGTGGAGACCGACCTCGGGGAGTGGGTCGTCCAGCTCGCCGACGAGACGCCCTCGCACCTGATCGCCCCGGCCATCCACCGCTCCCGGGAGAGCATCGCCGACCTGTTCGAGACGGTGTTCGACCCCGCGGACCCACCCGAGACGGCCGACGAACTCACCACGTTCGCCCGGACCCGACTCGGCGAACTCATCCGCGACGCCGACGTTGGGATGACCGGCGCCAACTTCGTTACCGCGGACTCGGGGACGCTGGCGCTGGTCACCAGCGAGGGCAACGCCCGGAAGTGTGCGGTCACGCCGGACACGCACGTCGCCGTCGCGGGCGTCGAAAAGGTCGTTCCCTCGACGGACGACCTCTCGCCGTTTCTCGAACTCCTCGCGCGCTCCGGCACGGGACAGGACCTCACGGCGTACGTCTCCCTGCTCACCCCGCCCGTCGACTCCCCGACCCTCGACTTCGACGACGACGAGACCCCGCTCTCCGAGCGGGAGTCCGACCGCGAGTTCCACCTCGTGCTCGTCGACAACGGCCGGATGGCGATGCGCGAGGACGAGCAACTCCGCGAGACGCTGTACTGCATCCGGTGTGGGGCCTGTTCGAACTCCTGTGCCAACTTCCAGCACGTCGGCGGGCACGCCTTCGGCGGCGAGACGTACTCCGGTGGCATCGGCACCGGCTGGGAGGCCGGGGTCGAGTCCCTCGACTCCGCGGCCGAGTTCAACGACCTCTGTACCGGCTGTTCCCGGTGTGTCAACGGCTGTCCCACCAAGATCGACATCCCGTGGATCAACACCGTCGTTCGCGACCGGATCAACCGCGGGGCGGACCCCGAAGGGACCGACTTCCTCGTCGAGGGGCTGACGCCCGACGAGGAGCCAGGCGGCCTCGACCTCGACAAGCGCCTGTTCGGCAACTTCGCGACGCTCGCGAAAGTCGGGAGCGCGACTGCCCCCGTCTCGAACTGGATCGCCGACGCGGCGCCGGTGCGGTGGGCGCTCGAACGCGTCGCCGGCGTCGACGCCCGTCGCGACCTCCCCGAGTTCCGGCGGGAGACGCTCGTCGACTGGGCGCGGACGCGCACGGCGACGGTCACCGATCCGACCCGGGAGGTCGTGCTCTATCCCGACGTCTACACCAACCACGTCCAGGTCGAACGCGGCAAGGCGGCCGTCCGGACGCTGGAGGCCCTCGGCGTCTCGGTACGGGTTCCGTCCGTCCCCTCCAGCGGCCGCGCCCCGCTCTCACAGGGGATGATCGCCACCGCCGAGGAACACGCCCACGACGTCTATGGCGCCCTCGCCGAACACGTCGACGCCGGTCGCGACGTGGTCGTGATCGAACCGTCCGATCTCGCCATGTTCGAGCGGGAGTACGAGCGGTTCCTCGCCGACGCCGCCGTCGAGCGCCTGCAGGAGCACAGCTACGAGATCATGGAGTACGTCTACGGCCTGCTGGCGAACGGGGCCGACGCCGACGCGCTCCGCGCCGGCGACGGCCACGAGGTCGCCTACCACGCCCACTGCCAGCAGCGGACGCTCGGGCTCGACGCCCACACGACGGCCGTCCTCGACGACCTCGGCTACGACGTCGTCACCTCCGACGTGGAGTGCTGTGGGATGGCCGGCTCCTTCGGCTACAAGGACACCTACTACGAACTGAGCATGGACGTGGGCGAGGACCTGGCCGAGCAGTTCTCGACCCCCGAGACGCGCGACCGGACGGTCGTCGCGAGCGGCACCTCCTGTCTGGAACAGCTCGACGCCCTCCTCTCCCGGCCGTCGCGGCACCCGATCGAACTGATCGCGCCGTAG
- a CDS encoding DUF7344 domain-containing protein: MDADLADAVFRALDDERRRLAVRYLMEETDGTATCREVAEHVRSNSVDPPADAALALRHALLPRLEEAGLVEYDPEGGRIRYRSCEFVEDVLTVVEDERPTGTP, encoded by the coding sequence ATGGACGCCGACCTCGCTGACGCCGTGTTCCGTGCGTTGGACGACGAACGGCGACGGCTCGCGGTTCGCTACTTGATGGAGGAGACCGACGGGACCGCGACCTGTCGAGAGGTGGCCGAACACGTGCGGTCCAACAGCGTCGACCCGCCCGCCGACGCGGCGCTCGCGCTTCGACACGCGCTGTTGCCGCGGTTGGAGGAGGCAGGCCTCGTCGAGTACGATCCCGAGGGTGGACGGATCCGGTACCGGTCCTGCGAGTTCGTCGAGGACGTGTTGACCGTCGTCGAGGATGAGCGACCGACCGGGACGCCGTAG
- a CDS encoding helix-turn-helix transcriptional regulator, with the protein MGQAVAELRFVTQSENRAKVLDIVSEEGPIERAAVESRLDVSHRTVVRVVNSLEERGYLREADGPLRLTPLGTHVADGVDAFRTRAGTALDFAPLLRHAPPAFRSLPLEGLADGELLVASDVDPFGILDRILSLRADATRIREVAPGVQRESIDQLAARVQGDEDIDVEVVIPQRASDVAESRAEYRDGHAATVESDAVDVYVHPDRISFFAGVMDDTAAVAVSKEGRPHALAVSDDPDLLATVESMFETYRDESTQKTGD; encoded by the coding sequence ATGGGGCAAGCCGTCGCGGAACTTCGGTTCGTAACGCAGTCAGAGAATCGAGCGAAGGTCCTCGACATCGTCTCGGAGGAGGGACCCATCGAACGGGCGGCAGTGGAGTCGCGGCTCGACGTGTCACACCGGACCGTCGTACGGGTCGTGAACTCGCTCGAAGAGCGGGGGTACCTCCGGGAGGCCGACGGCCCTCTCCGACTCACGCCGCTTGGGACACACGTCGCCGACGGAGTCGACGCGTTCCGAACGCGGGCAGGGACAGCACTCGACTTCGCTCCCCTGTTGCGCCACGCGCCGCCCGCCTTTCGTAGCCTCCCGCTCGAGGGACTGGCGGACGGGGAGTTGCTCGTCGCGTCCGACGTGGATCCCTTCGGCATCCTCGATCGGATCCTCTCGCTACGGGCGGACGCGACCCGCATTCGGGAGGTCGCCCCCGGGGTTCAACGGGAGAGCATCGACCAGTTGGCAGCACGGGTGCAGGGCGACGAGGACATCGACGTCGAGGTGGTGATCCCGCAGCGAGCGAGCGACGTGGCGGAGTCGAGAGCCGAGTACCGCGACGGCCACGCGGCGACCGTCGAGTCGGACGCCGTCGACGTCTACGTCCACCCGGACCGAATCTCGTTTTTCGCCGGGGTCATGGACGACACCGCCGCAGTCGCCGTGTCCAAGGAGGGCCGGCCACACGCGCTCGCGGTTTCGGACGATCCCGACCTGCTGGCGACGGTCGAATCGATGTTCGAGACGTACCGCGACGAGTCGACGCAGAAGACGGGGGACTGA
- a CDS encoding PRC-barrel domain-containing protein, producing MDGTPQEITTLVGREVYSNNGVFVGEVEDVRLDLGQESVTGLALGELSQELFAGRVEAGKGVMIPYRWVRAVGDVILINDVVERLEDEDEDEEVVA from the coding sequence ATGGACGGCACGCCACAGGAGATCACGACGCTCGTCGGGCGCGAGGTGTACTCGAACAACGGGGTTTTCGTCGGGGAGGTCGAGGACGTCCGCCTCGATCTCGGCCAGGAGTCCGTCACCGGACTCGCGCTCGGCGAACTGAGCCAGGAACTGTTCGCAGGGCGAGTCGAGGCCGGCAAGGGCGTGATGATCCCCTACCGCTGGGTCCGTGCCGTCGGCGACGTGATCCTCATCAACGACGTTGTCGAACGGCTCGAAGACGAGGACGAAGACGAGGAAGTCGTCGCTTAG
- a CDS encoding DHH family phosphoesterase, translating into MSNAASVSTMSSYAILGCGSVGHAVAEDLASEGKSVLILDRDESRVEALRDQDLDARRTDIREDEVADLVADRDVLLILASDVEANKAAVSTIRERGGDQFIIVRASDPVSEDELTEAGADVVINPSQVIAESALRALETGELEYKAQQLADILHTGGGKLAILTHDNPDPDSIASAVALQAIADAHDVEADILYHGDIGHQENRAFVNLLGIELLPLSDVASLDEYALIALVDHMKSGDLGLDTGVDIFIDHYEPETDYDAEFMDVRPNVSSTSTILTKYIQEFDLSPNQEVATALLYGIRAETLDFKRDTTPADLTAAAYLYPFADHDTLEQVESPSMSPETLDVLAEAIQNRQVQGSHLVSNAGFIRDRDALAQAAQHLLNLEGITTTAVFGIADDTIYLAARSKDIRINIGNVLDDAYGEIGEAGGHSTQGSTEIPLGLFTGIEASEDNRDTLLALAEEAVRKKLFDAMGVESSANDAGNGS; encoded by the coding sequence ATGAGTAACGCGGCCTCAGTCTCGACTATGTCTTCGTACGCGATCCTCGGCTGTGGGAGCGTCGGCCACGCCGTCGCCGAGGACCTCGCGTCGGAAGGCAAGAGCGTGCTGATCCTCGACCGTGACGAGAGCCGCGTCGAAGCGCTCCGCGATCAGGACCTCGACGCTCGTCGGACCGACATCCGCGAGGACGAGGTGGCTGATCTCGTCGCCGACCGCGACGTCCTCCTCATTCTGGCGTCGGACGTCGAGGCGAACAAGGCCGCCGTCTCGACGATCCGCGAGCGCGGCGGCGACCAGTTCATCATCGTCCGGGCGTCCGATCCCGTCTCGGAAGACGAACTCACCGAAGCGGGGGCGGACGTGGTGATCAATCCATCACAGGTGATCGCTGAGTCGGCGCTGCGCGCCCTTGAGACGGGCGAACTGGAGTACAAGGCTCAACAACTCGCGGACATCCTCCACACCGGTGGCGGGAAACTCGCTATCCTCACTCACGACAACCCCGACCCGGACTCCATCGCCAGTGCGGTGGCGCTGCAGGCCATCGCCGACGCCCACGACGTGGAGGCAGACATCCTCTATCACGGCGACATCGGCCACCAAGAGAACCGGGCGTTCGTGAACCTGCTCGGGATCGAACTCCTTCCCCTGTCGGACGTGGCGTCACTGGATGAGTACGCGCTGATCGCACTGGTCGACCACATGAAATCAGGGGATCTCGGCCTCGACACCGGCGTCGACATCTTCATCGACCACTACGAACCCGAGACCGACTACGACGCCGAGTTCATGGACGTGCGGCCGAACGTCTCCTCGACGTCGACGATCCTCACGAAGTACATCCAGGAGTTCGACCTCTCGCCGAACCAGGAAGTGGCGACGGCGCTCCTGTACGGCATCCGCGCCGAGACGCTTGATTTCAAGCGCGACACCACGCCCGCGGACCTGACGGCGGCGGCGTACCTCTACCCCTTCGCCGACCACGACACGCTCGAACAGGTGGAGTCGCCGTCGATGTCGCCGGAGACACTGGACGTACTGGCGGAGGCGATCCAGAACCGGCAGGTACAGGGGAGCCACCTCGTCTCGAACGCGGGATTCATCCGCGACCGCGATGCGCTCGCGCAGGCCGCCCAGCACCTCCTCAACCTAGAGGGGATCACCACGACCGCGGTGTTCGGCATCGCCGACGACACCATCTATCTGGCCGCCCGCTCGAAGGACATCCGCATCAACATCGGGAACGTCCTCGACGACGCGTACGGCGAGATCGGCGAGGCCGGCGGACACTCCACCCAAGGGAGCACCGAGATTCCGCTCGGGCTCTTTACCGGCATCGAGGCGAGCGAGGACAATCGCGACACGCTGCTCGCGCTGGCCGAAGAGGCAGTGCGCAAGAAACTGTTCGACGCGATGGGTGTCGAGAGCAGTGCGAACGATGCCGGAAACGGGAGCTAA
- a CDS encoding ATP-binding protein, giving the protein MIRVLYVAADEADAEGDAAALERAAPSLSVVPVTPSGALDALGETSVDCLVIGLDPADEGVATLLGSVHERGPDLPLIVAGAAVPERLAARIAAAVPDDEGATDRDVASVPVAPQGSCLDAIPGIACIVDADGTVRRWNERTAALVGGRDSTPTLTELVSPPARERLAAALDEALDVGRGTTEEPVETAAGRHVAHEWTLTRIGDGSARRGCRAVAVDVSERAAIAAELRATESSLAALYDILSDREATFESRLDRILELGCDRLGVEYGFLTHISGETQRIVDARGSHPLLQPDEQCPLSEAYCRKAIRSDGLLGVQDAIDEGWKADPAYEAFGLGCYLGGKVIVEADLYGTLCFADDDARERAFTDAERTFVELLTRWVSYELEGRAATEELRRRNERLSEFASIVSHDLRNPLNVAKGKLQVSRETGEMDHLDHVDEALDRMEDLVTGLLDLAEQGTVIEAVGDVELADVVAAAWANVETEGADLVVDADGTISADRNRLLQSFENLFRNAIEHGAAADGGVADLTVRVGDLPDGFYVEDTGKGIDPERRDSVFERGRTSGGGTGLGLTIVRAVADAHGWTIDVTEADAGGARFEFSGVDRPVPTA; this is encoded by the coding sequence GTGATCCGAGTTCTCTACGTCGCCGCGGACGAGGCCGACGCCGAGGGGGACGCCGCCGCCCTCGAACGGGCGGCCCCGTCGCTCTCGGTCGTCCCGGTGACGCCGTCCGGCGCCCTCGACGCTCTCGGTGAGACGTCGGTCGATTGCCTCGTGATCGGCCTCGACCCCGCCGACGAGGGGGTCGCCACCCTTCTCGGATCGGTTCACGAACGGGGACCCGACCTCCCTCTGATCGTCGCGGGGGCGGCCGTCCCCGAACGCCTCGCGGCACGCATCGCCGCCGCCGTCCCGGACGACGAGGGGGCGACCGATCGGGACGTAGCGTCCGTCCCTGTGGCACCGCAGGGCTCGTGTCTCGACGCCATCCCCGGCATCGCCTGCATCGTGGACGCCGACGGCACGGTCCGGCGGTGGAACGAACGGACGGCGGCCCTGGTCGGGGGGCGCGACTCCACGCCGACCCTCACCGAACTTGTCTCACCCCCCGCGCGTGAGCGCCTGGCAGCCGCGCTCGACGAGGCGCTGGACGTGGGGCGCGGGACGACCGAGGAACCGGTCGAGACGGCGGCGGGACGGCACGTCGCCCACGAGTGGACGCTGACCCGCATCGGCGACGGGTCGGCGCGGCGGGGGTGTCGCGCGGTCGCGGTCGACGTCTCGGAGCGAGCGGCCATCGCCGCGGAACTGCGGGCCACCGAGTCGTCGCTCGCCGCGCTCTACGATATCCTCTCGGATCGGGAGGCGACGTTCGAGTCGCGCCTCGACCGCATCCTCGAACTGGGCTGTGATCGGCTCGGCGTCGAGTACGGCTTTCTGACGCACATCTCCGGCGAGACCCAGCGGATCGTCGACGCCCGCGGGAGTCACCCGCTGCTCCAGCCCGACGAGCAGTGCCCGCTCTCGGAGGCGTACTGTCGGAAGGCGATCCGGTCAGACGGCCTGCTCGGCGTTCAGGACGCGATAGACGAGGGCTGGAAGGCCGATCCGGCCTACGAGGCGTTCGGCCTCGGCTGTTATCTCGGCGGGAAGGTGATCGTCGAGGCGGACCTCTACGGGACCCTGTGTTTCGCCGACGACGACGCGCGAGAGCGCGCGTTCACCGACGCCGAGCGGACGTTCGTCGAACTGCTGACCCGGTGGGTGAGCTACGAACTCGAGGGGCGGGCGGCCACCGAGGAACTGCGCCGCCGGAACGAGCGGCTCTCCGAGTTCGCGAGCATCGTCTCTCACGACCTCCGCAACCCGCTGAACGTCGCGAAGGGGAAACTCCAGGTGAGCCGCGAGACGGGCGAGATGGACCACCTCGACCACGTCGACGAGGCGCTCGATCGCATGGAGGATCTGGTGACCGGGCTGCTGGATCTCGCCGAGCAGGGGACGGTCATCGAGGCCGTCGGCGACGTGGAACTGGCCGACGTCGTGGCGGCGGCGTGGGCGAACGTCGAGACCGAGGGTGCGGACCTCGTCGTCGACGCCGACGGGACGATATCCGCCGACCGCAACCGCCTCCTCCAGTCGTTCGAGAACCTGTTTCGCAACGCGATCGAGCACGGCGCCGCCGCGGACGGCGGGGTGGCCGACCTCACCGTCCGCGTCGGCGACCTCCCCGACGGGTTCTACGTCGAGGACACGGGGAAGGGCATCGACCCCGAGCGACGGGATAGCGTGTTCGAACGGGGGCGGACGTCGGGCGGCGGCACCGGCCTCGGCCTCACCATCGTTCGTGCCGTCGCCGACGCCCACGGCTGGACGATCGACGTGACCGAGGCCGACGCCGGCGGCGCCCGCTTCGAGTTCTCCGGCGTCGACCGGCCCGTCCCGACGGCCTGA